From the genome of Winogradskyella forsetii, one region includes:
- a CDS encoding 3-hydroxyacyl-CoA dehydrogenase NAD-binding domain-containing protein translates to MKVGIIGSGTMGSGIAQVAATSGRKVKLYDTNQDALDKAKASLEKILNRLIEKERIDSSEKNRIQSNISYVNNLKDLSDSNLTIEAIIENLDIKKKVFSELEGYVSEDCIIASNTSSLSIASIAASLKKPERCIGIHFFNPAPLMKLVEVIPAIQTSNEVLDKSVEIIKDWKKTVAIAKDTPGFIVNRVARPFYGEALRIYEEGMADFATIDSAMKDIGGFRMGPFELMDFIGNDINYTVTETVFTAFYFDPRYKPAFTQKRFAEAGYLGRKSGKGYYDYDKNGKIVPRHPKLISETQKSKIGQQIFNRILVMLINEAADALFFNIASAEDIDNAMTKGVNYPKGLLAWADEMGIDWCVSKMDELYNEYHEDRYRCSPLLRKMNREVKTFFN, encoded by the coding sequence ATAAAAGTAGGAATAATAGGCTCTGGAACTATGGGAAGCGGCATAGCACAAGTGGCTGCCACTTCAGGTCGTAAAGTAAAATTATACGATACAAATCAGGACGCATTAGATAAAGCAAAAGCGTCATTAGAAAAGATATTGAATCGTTTAATCGAAAAGGAACGTATTGATAGTTCTGAAAAAAACAGAATCCAGTCCAACATCTCTTATGTTAATAATTTAAAGGACTTATCAGATTCAAATTTAACCATTGAAGCCATTATAGAAAATTTGGACATCAAGAAAAAAGTCTTTTCAGAACTGGAGGGCTATGTTTCAGAGGATTGTATCATTGCCTCGAACACTTCAAGTTTATCAATCGCTTCAATTGCGGCATCATTAAAAAAACCCGAACGTTGTATTGGAATTCACTTTTTCAACCCAGCACCTTTAATGAAACTGGTTGAGGTTATTCCAGCCATTCAAACCTCAAATGAAGTACTGGATAAATCTGTCGAAATTATTAAAGACTGGAAAAAAACGGTGGCAATAGCCAAAGACACACCAGGGTTTATTGTCAACAGAGTGGCCAGACCATTTTACGGAGAAGCTTTAAGGATTTATGAAGAAGGCATGGCCGACTTTGCAACAATTGATTCAGCAATGAAAGACATAGGTGGTTTCAGAATGGGACCATTCGAGCTTATGGATTTTATAGGAAACGATATCAATTACACCGTAACCGAAACTGTTTTCACTGCCTTTTATTTCGATCCAAGATATAAACCAGCATTCACGCAAAAACGTTTTGCTGAAGCTGGCTATTTAGGCAGAAAATCTGGAAAAGGTTATTATGATTATGATAAAAATGGAAAGATAGTACCACGGCATCCTAAACTTATTTCAGAAACGCAAAAGAGTAAGATTGGACAACAAATTTTCAACCGTATTTTAGTAATGCTAATTAATGAAGCCGCAGACGCCTTATTTTTTAACATTGCATCAGCAGAAGACATAGACAACGCCATGACGAAAGGCGTCAATTATCCAAAAGGCTTATTAGCTTGGGCAGACGAAATGGGAATCGATTGGTGTGTTTCAAAAATGGATGAATTGTATAACGAGTATCATGAAGATAGATACCGTTGTAGTCCACTTTTACGTAAAATGAACAGAGAAGTTAAAACATTTTTTAACTAG
- a CDS encoding enoyl-CoA hydratase-related protein, protein MSKSIQLKIENQIATITLNRPEVFNSFNREMALRLQSILDDCENNADVRAIVLTGNGKAFCAGQDLKEVTDPDLNPGFKKILEEHYNPIVTRIRNIKKPIIGAINGVAAGAGANIALACDVVVAHEKVSFIQAFSLIGLIPDSAGTYFLPRLIGFQKAQALAMLGDKISAGEAEKMGMIYKMIPLENFDEEVDNLALKLAKMPTKALGMIKELFNKSMTNDLESQLALESKLQIEAAQSEDYKEGVAAFIEKRKPNFKGS, encoded by the coding sequence ATGAGCAAGAGCATACAACTAAAAATAGAAAACCAAATAGCAACCATAACGCTAAACCGACCAGAAGTCTTTAATAGTTTCAATCGCGAAATGGCCTTGCGTTTACAAAGCATTTTAGATGATTGCGAAAACAACGCTGATGTAAGAGCCATTGTTTTAACCGGAAATGGCAAAGCGTTTTGCGCTGGTCAAGATTTAAAAGAAGTGACTGATCCTGATTTAAATCCAGGTTTCAAAAAAATATTGGAAGAACACTACAACCCCATTGTTACAAGAATTCGAAACATCAAAAAACCAATTATTGGTGCCATCAATGGTGTTGCTGCAGGAGCTGGTGCAAATATTGCTTTGGCTTGCGACGTCGTTGTAGCTCATGAAAAAGTGAGTTTCATTCAGGCCTTTAGTTTAATTGGCTTAATTCCCGATAGCGCAGGCACCTATTTTCTACCGCGATTAATAGGCTTTCAAAAAGCACAAGCATTAGCCATGTTAGGCGATAAAATTTCGGCAGGTGAGGCAGAAAAAATGGGCATGATCTATAAAATGATTCCACTAGAAAATTTTGATGAAGAAGTCGATAATCTAGCTTTAAAATTAGCCAAAATGCCAACCAAAGCATTAGGAATGATTAAGGAATTGTTCAACAAATCCATGACCAATGATTTAGAATCCCAACTTGCCTTAGAATCCAAATTACAAATTGAAGCCGCACAAAGCGAAGACTATAAAGAAGGCGTTGCTGCATTCATAGAAAAGCGTAAACCCAATTTTAAAGGAAGTTAA
- a CDS encoding DUF4230 domain-containing protein, translated as MRKILFGVIITLVVLFTFKYCEDKKEDKIIIEAHSALIQEQIKNVGKLVVTEGHFSEVFSYKNSKAIFGDLISAEKKALVVVNADVTVAYDLSKIEYNIDEATKTLQINSIPKEEIKINPDFEYYDVQADFLNQFDAKDYNNIKDTVKKSLMKKIEASDLKSNAQNRLISELSKFLILTNSLGWTLQYKEISINSTEELDGLKL; from the coding sequence ATGCGAAAAATATTGTTTGGTGTTATAATTACCTTAGTAGTTTTATTCACTTTCAAATACTGCGAAGACAAAAAAGAAGATAAAATAATTATTGAAGCACACAGTGCTTTAATCCAAGAACAAATAAAAAACGTTGGTAAATTAGTCGTTACCGAAGGGCATTTTTCTGAAGTATTTAGCTATAAGAACTCTAAAGCCATTTTCGGAGACCTAATTTCTGCCGAAAAAAAAGCTCTAGTTGTTGTGAATGCAGATGTTACTGTAGCCTACGATTTAAGTAAAATTGAATACAATATTGACGAAGCCACAAAGACACTTCAAATTAATAGTATTCCAAAAGAGGAAATAAAAATAAATCCGGATTTTGAATATTATGACGTACAAGCCGATTTCCTAAATCAGTTTGACGCCAAAGATTATAATAATATTAAGGATACCGTAAAAAAATCGCTGATGAAAAAAATTGAAGCCTCCGATTTAAAATCCAACGCACAAAACCGACTGATTAGCGAGTTGTCTAAGTTCCTGATTTTAACCAATTCCTTGGGTTGGACACTGCAGTACAAGGAAATCTCAATTAATTCTACCGAAGAACTAGACGGTTTAAAGCTATAA
- a CDS encoding rhodanese-like domain-containing protein, giving the protein MGFFDFILGAKKQQVEAYLKKGAIILDVRTQREWDTGHIENAIHIPLDELKNRVDEVKQLDKPIIACCASGVRSAKAAKFLNLNNIAATNGGGWVNLKKRL; this is encoded by the coding sequence ATGGGATTTTTTGATTTTATTTTAGGTGCAAAAAAACAGCAAGTTGAAGCGTATTTGAAAAAAGGCGCCATAATTTTAGATGTAAGAACCCAACGTGAGTGGGATACTGGACATATTGAAAATGCCATTCACATACCTCTTGACGAATTAAAAAATAGAGTTGATGAAGTGAAACAGCTTGACAAACCAATTATCGCTTGTTGTGCAAGTGGTGTGCGTTCAGCAAAGGCTGCAAAGTTTTTGAATCTAAATAATATAGCAGCCACCAATGGTGGTGGTTGGGTGAATTTAAAAAAGCGGTTATAG
- the paaA gene encoding 1,2-phenylacetyl-CoA epoxidase subunit PaaA, with protein sequence MSEEQIKNLEAERSRSLEEQFEARIARDEKIEPKDWMPEKYRKTHIRQMSQHAHSEIVGMLPEGNWITRAPSLRRKVALLAKVQDEAGHGLYLYSATETLGISRDEMYEQLHTGKAKYSSIFNYPTITWADMGAIGWLVDGAAIINQVPLCNTSYGPYARAMIRVCKEESFHQRQGYEIMIKLANGTPEQKEMAQDALNRWWWPSLMMLGPTDAESIHTEQSMKWKLKRKSNDDLRQQFIDQTVPQADLIGLTIPDPDLKWNEERGSYDFGEIDWDEFWQVVKGHGPMNKERMKARVGAWEEGEWVRDAAMAYAEKNQERIEKQAI encoded by the coding sequence ATGAGTGAAGAACAAATAAAAAATTTAGAGGCTGAGCGCAGTCGAAGTCTAGAAGAACAATTCGAGGCACGTATCGCAAGAGACGAAAAAATCGAACCGAAAGATTGGATGCCAGAAAAATATCGTAAGACACATATTCGTCAAATGTCGCAACATGCACATTCCGAAATTGTAGGTATGCTTCCAGAAGGCAATTGGATAACGCGCGCACCTTCATTACGACGAAAAGTAGCGTTATTGGCAAAAGTGCAAGATGAAGCTGGTCACGGTTTATATTTATATTCAGCAACCGAAACTTTAGGTATTTCGCGCGATGAAATGTACGAGCAACTGCATACAGGAAAAGCAAAATATTCGTCCATTTTCAACTACCCAACCATTACATGGGCAGATATGGGAGCTATTGGATGGTTAGTAGATGGCGCAGCAATTATAAATCAAGTACCATTGTGCAATACGTCTTATGGACCATATGCTAGAGCTATGATTCGAGTATGTAAGGAAGAAAGTTTCCATCAACGTCAAGGTTATGAAATTATGATAAAACTGGCTAACGGAACACCAGAACAAAAGGAAATGGCACAAGATGCCCTAAATAGATGGTGGTGGCCAAGTCTTATGATGTTAGGGCCTACAGATGCCGAATCTATTCACACCGAACAATCCATGAAATGGAAATTAAAACGAAAGTCCAATGACGATTTACGTCAACAATTTATAGACCAAACCGTTCCCCAAGCCGATTTAATAGGACTCACAATTCCAGACCCAGATTTAAAATGGAATGAGGAACGCGGCAGTTACGATTTCGGGGAAATTGATTGGGATGAGTTTTGGCAAGTGGTAAAAGGTCATGGCCCAATGAACAAAGAACGCATGAAAGCAAGAGTTGGTGCATGGGAAGAAGGCGAATGGGTTAGAGATGCCGCAATGGCATATGCAGAAAAGAACCAAGAAAGAATAGAAAAACAAGCAATTTAA
- a CDS encoding hotdog fold thioesterase gives MKGEKIPHKMLSQDAYSTWLGIEILECEIGRCKVAMTIRGDMLNSMNKAHGGISYALADTAFGFAANTHGKYAVSIETSINHIEALEEGDYLTAESVIENVKNKLGFNIIEVKRGEELVALFKGVVYRTQKQWEDN, from the coding sequence ATGAAAGGAGAAAAAATTCCACATAAAATGCTGTCCCAAGACGCCTACAGCACTTGGCTAGGCATAGAAATTCTAGAATGTGAAATTGGCAGATGCAAAGTAGCAATGACCATAAGAGGCGACATGCTCAACAGCATGAACAAAGCCCATGGAGGCATTAGCTACGCATTAGCAGATACCGCCTTCGGGTTCGCCGCAAACACCCATGGAAAATACGCAGTTTCAATTGAAACAAGTATCAACCATATTGAAGCATTGGAAGAAGGCGATTACTTAACAGCTGAATCCGTTATTGAAAACGTAAAGAACAAACTAGGTTTCAATATTATTGAAGTTAAACGTGGCGAAGAATTAGTAGCTTTGTTTAAAGGAGTCGTATATCGAACTCAAAAACAATGGGAAGATAACTAA
- the paaC gene encoding 1,2-phenylacetyl-CoA epoxidase subunit PaaC: MKNKTLYNYILGIADNSLILGQRMGELCGHGPTLETDIACTNISLDLFGQVRSYFQYAAKIAGDGRTEDDIAMLRKEREYVNVLLVEQPNTNFAYTMARQFLFDVYHLAFLSELEKSKDLTLSAIAKKCIKEVRYHERFSSDWIKRLGDGTAKSKANMQEAINDLWTYTDELFHQTEADKEMVSEGIGVDVTKLKDDYYKNVNEILEQATLEIPESKYFQKGGKKGIHTEYFGYLLTELQYMQRTYPNMEW; the protein is encoded by the coding sequence ATGAAAAACAAAACCTTATACAACTACATTCTAGGAATTGCCGACAACAGCCTCATTCTAGGCCAACGCATGGGAGAACTATGCGGTCATGGTCCAACGCTAGAAACAGACATTGCCTGCACCAATATTTCATTGGATTTATTCGGTCAAGTTCGAAGTTATTTTCAATATGCAGCAAAAATTGCTGGAGATGGAAGGACTGAAGACGATATTGCCATGCTGCGAAAGGAGCGTGAATACGTTAATGTCTTATTAGTAGAACAACCTAATACCAATTTCGCTTACACCATGGCACGTCAGTTTTTGTTCGATGTTTATCATTTAGCATTTCTCTCAGAATTAGAAAAGAGTAAAGACTTAACACTTTCGGCCATAGCTAAAAAATGTATAAAAGAAGTCCGTTATCACGAGCGATTTTCATCAGATTGGATCAAACGTTTAGGCGATGGCACAGCGAAAAGTAAAGCTAATATGCAAGAAGCTATAAACGACTTATGGACTTACACAGATGAATTGTTTCATCAAACAGAAGCGGATAAGGAAATGGTTTCAGAAGGTATAGGCGTAGATGTAACCAAATTAAAAGACGATTATTACAAGAATGTCAATGAAATCCTAGAACAGGCAACTTTAGAAATTCCAGAATCGAAATATTTCCAAAAAGGAGGCAAAAAAGGGATTCACACAGAATATTTCGGTTATTTATTAACCGAATTACAATATATGCAACGTACGTATCCTAATATGGAATGGTAG
- the paaB gene encoding 1,2-phenylacetyl-CoA epoxidase subunit PaaB: MSDKKNWPLWEIFVRSKNGLEHRHCGSLHATDAEMALENARDVYTRRNEGVSIWVVESKNITASNPEHNGEMFEPAQDKVYRHPTFYDLPDDVKHM; encoded by the coding sequence ATGTCGGACAAAAAAAACTGGCCACTTTGGGAAATCTTCGTAAGAAGTAAAAACGGATTAGAACATAGACATTGTGGAAGCCTGCATGCTACAGATGCTGAAATGGCTTTAGAAAACGCAAGAGATGTCTACACGAGACGAAACGAAGGCGTGAGCATTTGGGTTGTAGAATCCAAAAACATAACGGCCTCAAATCCAGAACACAATGGCGAAATGTTTGAGCCAGCTCAAGATAAAGTCTACCGTCACCCAACCTTCTACGATTTACCAGACGACGTAAAGCACATGTGA
- a CDS encoding pyridoxal-phosphate dependent enzyme codes for MTKQTLIQTHNRIKPFIHKTPVLTSQLLNKEAGCHVFFKCENFQKMGAFKMRGATSAILSLSEEEKRKGVVTHSSGNFAQAVALAAQNLGTKAYIVMPKNAPQVKKNAVKNYGGEIIECESTLKAREETANRIKAEKGASFLHPSNQDEVIYGNSTATIEFLEEHEDLDVILTPVGGGGLIAGTALAARHFSKNCKVIGAEPMQADDAYRSLISGQIETNETTDTIADGLRTNLGNRNFPIIKTHVEKIIRVEEDEIIKAMQLIWERMKIIVEPSAAVPFAAVLKHKVEFKTKNVGIILSGGNVDVTNLPFG; via the coding sequence CTGACTAAACAAACTCTCATACAAACCCACAACAGAATAAAACCCTTTATTCACAAAACACCTGTGTTAACTTCTCAATTATTAAACAAAGAAGCAGGATGCCATGTATTTTTCAAATGTGAGAACTTTCAAAAAATGGGTGCCTTTAAAATGCGAGGCGCCACAAGCGCCATTCTTTCACTTTCGGAAGAAGAAAAACGAAAAGGCGTCGTTACGCATTCCTCAGGAAATTTTGCCCAAGCCGTTGCTCTTGCTGCTCAAAATCTTGGAACAAAGGCATATATTGTTATGCCTAAAAACGCGCCTCAAGTTAAAAAAAATGCCGTCAAAAATTATGGTGGCGAAATCATTGAATGCGAATCGACCCTAAAAGCAAGGGAAGAAACAGCAAACCGTATAAAAGCAGAAAAAGGCGCATCGTTTTTACATCCTTCCAATCAAGATGAAGTGATTTATGGAAACAGCACAGCAACCATTGAATTTTTAGAAGAACATGAAGATTTAGATGTCATCTTAACACCTGTTGGAGGTGGTGGATTAATCGCAGGCACAGCATTAGCCGCACGTCATTTTTCAAAAAACTGCAAAGTCATTGGAGCTGAACCCATGCAAGCAGATGATGCGTATCGTTCTTTAATTTCTGGTCAAATAGAAACCAATGAAACTACCGATACCATTGCAGATGGCTTGCGAACAAATTTAGGAAATCGTAACTTTCCAATTATCAAAACACATGTCGAAAAGATCATCCGTGTAGAAGAAGATGAAATTATTAAGGCGATGCAATTAATTTGGGAACGCATGAAGATTATTGTAGAACCTTCAGCGGCTGTTCCTTTTGCAGCCGTATTAAAGCATAAAGTAGAATTTAAAACTAAAAACGTGGGCATTATTTTGTCTGGCGGAAATGTAGATGTAACAAACCTTCCTTTTGGATGA
- a CDS encoding FAD-binding oxidoreductase, whose translation MAEFHKLKVADIYKETEDTSVITFKVPSELQNEFKFRQGQHLTLKADINGEDVRRSYSLCSSPNENEWKVAVKLIPDGKFSSYVNNELKTNDHIEAMSPSGTFGVEVNAKKAKNYLFFAAGSGITPVLSMVKAHLQGEPNSTCKLFYVNKTAKSIIFKEELEQLRNTYFGRLEIYYFLTKERRDIELFNGRFDDDKMKVLTKTFIDIPDTSEVFLCGPEKMINYVSSYLIEAGLPKELVHFELFVKGLSDEDIKRAERLAQQNVEGTKITIVDGGKEFSFTMTKEYDNILDAALGAGADLPFACKGGVCSTCKCEVKEGAVEMKINYALDEKEVSQNLVLSCQSVPTSDKVVVDFDV comes from the coding sequence ATGGCAGAATTTCATAAATTAAAAGTTGCGGACATATATAAGGAAACTGAAGATACTTCGGTGATCACTTTCAAGGTACCTTCAGAATTACAGAACGAATTCAAATTCCGTCAAGGCCAACATTTAACGCTAAAAGCAGATATTAATGGCGAAGATGTGCGACGCTCCTACTCGTTATGCTCAAGCCCAAATGAAAATGAGTGGAAGGTAGCTGTAAAATTAATTCCTGACGGAAAATTTTCAAGCTATGTCAACAACGAGCTCAAAACCAACGACCATATTGAAGCGATGTCGCCAAGCGGAACCTTCGGTGTAGAGGTCAACGCAAAAAAAGCCAAGAATTATTTATTTTTTGCGGCTGGAAGTGGCATTACACCTGTCCTATCCATGGTAAAAGCACATTTACAAGGTGAACCAAATTCAACTTGCAAACTATTTTACGTCAATAAAACCGCAAAATCCATTATCTTTAAAGAAGAATTGGAACAACTGCGGAACACCTATTTTGGAAGATTGGAAATCTATTATTTCCTAACCAAGGAACGACGGGATATAGAATTGTTTAACGGACGTTTCGATGATGACAAGATGAAAGTTCTTACAAAAACCTTCATCGATATTCCAGACACCAGCGAAGTATTTCTCTGTGGTCCAGAAAAAATGATCAACTATGTCAGCTCCTATTTAATAGAAGCAGGCTTACCAAAAGAATTAGTGCATTTTGAGCTGTTCGTAAAAGGCCTTTCAGATGAAGATATCAAGCGAGCAGAACGACTGGCACAACAAAATGTAGAAGGCACAAAAATAACAATCGTAGATGGCGGAAAAGAATTTTCCTTCACTATGACCAAAGAATACGACAACATTCTAGATGCAGCCTTGGGCGCTGGAGCCGATTTGCCATTTGCCTGCAAAGGAGGCGTTTGCAGCACCTGTAAATGCGAAGTAAAAGAAGGTGCTGTAGAGATGAAAATCAACTATGCATTAGACGAAAAAGAAGTGTCGCAAAATTTAGTGTTAAGCTGTCAATCTGTACCAACATCAGACAAAGTCGTGGTCGATTTTGATGTGTGA
- the paaD gene encoding 1,2-phenylacetyl-CoA epoxidase subunit PaaD has translation MTTTEQNIDKILIPILEEVSDPEIPVLSIMDMGVVRSAIIVDGMVKVEITPTYSGCPAMDVIGDDIKKALKEAGYKSEIDLILHPAWTTDWITPRGRQALEDYGIAAPLDAVSDKAVLLNGKRIVKCPQCGSKNTRLVSQFGSTACKAQFQCDDCQEPFDYFKCLK, from the coding sequence ATGACAACAACAGAACAAAATATAGATAAAATTTTAATTCCCATATTGGAGGAGGTTTCAGACCCTGAAATCCCAGTACTATCTATCATGGATATGGGAGTGGTTCGTTCCGCTATTATTGTTGATGGTATGGTGAAAGTAGAAATCACACCAACCTACAGTGGCTGTCCGGCAATGGACGTCATTGGTGATGATATTAAAAAAGCATTGAAAGAAGCAGGATATAAATCGGAAATAGACTTAATTCTGCATCCAGCATGGACAACCGATTGGATTACACCAAGAGGGCGACAAGCATTAGAAGATTATGGCATAGCTGCACCATTGGATGCAGTATCAGATAAAGCTGTATTATTGAATGGAAAGCGCATCGTAAAATGTCCTCAGTGTGGCTCAAAAAACACACGATTAGTAAGTCAATTTGGTTCCACAGCTTGCAAAGCACAATTTCAGTGTGACGATTGCCAGGAGCCATTTGATTATTTTAAATGTTTGAAATAG
- a CDS encoding TetR/AcrR family transcriptional regulator — MKGITRKEEITITAAKLFKEKGYSAVTMRDLATAMGIKAASLYNHINSKEAILNTIIISLAEAFTNGMKQITASNDSCLDKLKKIIELHVHISSKNSNGMAALNNDWMHLETQLIYYQNLRSDYENDFKIILEKGIKAGEIINVKPDVMMFSILTTLRSLYIWIPKKEDINLQELTDNLSNILINGIANKS, encoded by the coding sequence ATGAAAGGAATTACACGTAAAGAAGAAATAACAATTACAGCGGCTAAACTCTTTAAAGAAAAAGGCTACAGCGCAGTAACTATGAGAGATTTGGCAACGGCAATGGGAATAAAAGCAGCTAGTCTTTATAACCATATCAATTCTAAGGAAGCTATTTTAAATACTATCATAATTTCCTTAGCTGAAGCGTTTACAAATGGTATGAAGCAAATAACTGCTTCAAATGATTCTTGCCTAGACAAACTTAAAAAAATCATTGAATTACACGTTCATATTTCGAGCAAAAACAGTAACGGCATGGCAGCTTTAAATAATGACTGGATGCACCTTGAAACACAACTCATCTATTACCAAAATCTTAGAAGCGATTACGAAAACGATTTTAAAATCATCCTAGAAAAAGGCATAAAAGCAGGTGAAATCATAAATGTAAAACCAGACGTTATGATGTTTTCAATTTTAACCACCTTGCGTTCACTTTATATCTGGATTCCTAAAAAGGAAGATATAAACCTTCAAGAACTAACGGATAACTTAAGTAATATACTTATCAATGGCATTGCCAATAAATCATGA
- the ypfJ gene encoding KPN_02809 family neutral zinc metallopeptidase, which produces MKWQGRRKSGNLEDRRGMGTKGKLAAGGGVIAVVVILLQLFGGETGQQLAPIIEQVGGSQTTQQVQQRELTEQEVVMGNFMATVLADTEDVWNRLFRENNLGDYKEPKMVLFTDAVRTACGNASSASGPFYCPGDQKVYMDLVFFDELKTRFGAKGGDFAIAYVTAHEVGHHIQTILGTSSKVRQLQSQSNQTQANKLSVAQELQADFYAGVWAHHNRQYLQAGDIEEAMSAANAVGDDAIQRRTRGSVNSDSFTHGTSEQRMEWFMKGYNTGNMSNGDTFSAILN; this is translated from the coding sequence ATGAAATGGCAAGGTAGAAGAAAAAGCGGCAATCTAGAAGACCGAAGAGGCATGGGCACCAAAGGTAAACTAGCAGCAGGTGGTGGCGTCATCGCTGTGGTAGTTATACTTTTACAATTGTTTGGCGGAGAAACCGGACAGCAATTAGCACCAATCATTGAACAAGTTGGTGGTAGCCAAACCACACAACAAGTACAGCAACGTGAACTAACCGAACAAGAAGTTGTGATGGGTAATTTTATGGCAACCGTTTTGGCAGATACCGAAGATGTATGGAATCGCCTATTTAGGGAAAATAATCTCGGAGATTATAAAGAACCTAAGATGGTTTTATTTACTGATGCAGTAAGGACAGCCTGCGGAAACGCTAGTTCGGCTTCAGGTCCTTTTTATTGCCCTGGTGACCAAAAAGTATATATGGACCTTGTGTTTTTCGACGAATTAAAAACACGCTTCGGAGCCAAAGGTGGCGATTTCGCCATAGCCTACGTAACAGCCCACGAAGTAGGACATCATATCCAGACCATTTTAGGAACATCGAGCAAAGTAAGACAATTACAATCACAAAGCAACCAAACCCAAGCCAATAAATTATCTGTGGCACAGGAGTTACAAGCGGATTTTTATGCAGGTGTCTGGGCACATCACAACAGACAATATTTGCAAGCTGGAGATATCGAAGAAGCCATGAGTGCCGCAAACGCTGTTGGAGATGATGCCATTCAACGACGCACCAGAGGGAGCGTAAATTCAGATAGTTTTACCCACGGTACATCAGAACAACGAATGGAGTGGTTTATGAAAGGTTATAACACAGGCAATATGAGTAATGGCGATACATTTTCGGCAATCCTCAATTAA